A single Pseudodesulfovibrio aespoeensis Aspo-2 DNA region contains:
- a CDS encoding SLC13 family permease, with amino-acid sequence MSPDILVVSLILAAAIILLVTKRLPIDVTALGIMVALMAAGLLAPAEAVAGFANPAPLAVGALFVVSRGLVRTGALAFVTPLTIKYTDGSASRLLLLTLAKDQK; translated from the coding sequence ATGTCACCAGATATCCTTGTCGTTTCCCTGATCCTTGCCGCCGCCATCATCCTGCTGGTCACCAAGAGGCTGCCGATCGATGTCACGGCGCTTGGCATCATGGTGGCCCTCATGGCCGCAGGGCTGCTCGCCCCTGCCGAGGCCGTGGCCGGGTTCGCCAACCCCGCGCCCCTGGCCGTGGGCGCGCTGTTCGTGGTCAGCCGCGGGCTGGTGCGCACCGGTGCGCTCGCCTTTGTCACCCCGCTGACCATCAAATACACGGACGGCAGCGCGTCGCGCCTGCTCCTGCTGACCCTGGCCAAAGACCAGAAATGA
- a CDS encoding alpha-hydroxy-acid oxidizing protein: MKETRERARELMKGYCRVCKVCDGKACAGEVPGMGGLGTAASFKNNVTALAGVRLNMRLVHDVSAPDTSVSLLGLDLAMPVLAAPIGGVSFNMGGGVSEEEYIEAVVGGCRDSGVIGCTGDGVPPVIHESGYAAISASDGHGIPFIKPWEGPELAEKLDKARTTGCSIFGMDVDAAGLVTLRQMGRPVSPKTPAELEKIIEEVHGWGGKFILKGIMTPDEALLAARVGADAIVVSNHGGRVLDHTPGTVEVLPEVAAAVRGRLAILVDGGVRDGADVLKMLALGADAVMIGRPVSVAAVGGLREGVVKYLAALKGQLIQAMVLTGSADIASVTPRVIWNG; encoded by the coding sequence ATGAAGGAAACGCGCGAAAGGGCGAGAGAACTGATGAAGGGATATTGCCGCGTGTGCAAGGTCTGCGACGGCAAGGCGTGCGCGGGCGAGGTGCCCGGCATGGGCGGGCTCGGCACCGCAGCTTCATTCAAGAACAATGTCACGGCCCTGGCCGGGGTCAGGCTGAACATGCGTCTGGTGCATGATGTCAGCGCGCCGGACACGTCCGTATCCCTGCTCGGCCTTGATCTGGCCATGCCCGTGCTGGCCGCGCCCATCGGCGGCGTGTCCTTCAACATGGGCGGCGGGGTGAGCGAGGAGGAGTACATCGAGGCCGTGGTCGGCGGCTGCCGCGACAGCGGCGTCATCGGCTGTACCGGCGACGGCGTGCCCCCGGTCATCCACGAGTCCGGCTACGCGGCCATCAGCGCCAGCGACGGCCATGGCATCCCGTTCATCAAGCCCTGGGAAGGCCCGGAACTGGCCGAGAAGCTGGACAAGGCGCGGACCACGGGCTGCTCGATTTTCGGCATGGACGTGGACGCCGCCGGGCTGGTCACCCTGCGTCAGATGGGCCGGCCCGTGTCGCCCAAGACTCCGGCTGAACTGGAAAAGATCATCGAGGAAGTCCACGGCTGGGGCGGCAAGTTCATCCTCAAGGGGATCATGACCCCGGACGAGGCGCTCCTGGCCGCGCGGGTGGGCGCGGACGCCATCGTGGTCTCCAACCACGGCGGGCGTGTGCTCGACCACACCCCCGGCACGGTGGAGGTGCTGCCCGAGGTGGCGGCGGCGGTCAGGGGCAGGCTGGCGATACTTGTGGACGGCGGCGTGCGCGACGGCGCGGACGTGCTCAAGATGCTCGCCCTGGGCGCGGACGCGGTCATGATCGGCCGCCCGGTGTCCGTGGCCGCGGTGGGCGGATTGCGCGAGGGCGTGGTCAAGTATCTGGCCGCTCTCAAGGGGCAGCTGATCCAGGCCATGGTCCTGACCGGCTCGGCAGACATTGCCTCGGTCACCCCCCGCGTCATCTGGAACGGCTAG
- the polA gene encoding DNA polymerase I: protein MSLKDRLRFDKEPVYLIDGTALFYRAFYARTDLARADGFPTNAINTTLRVLLNMLRDENPRYVAFMMDGKGPTFRHQLYDRYKAQRPAMPEPLAMQIEPVRRGVELLGVRLLVSDGVEADDCICALAKRYKQERPVVVVASDKDLKQCLDHNVVILNQAGKTEKIITLESFREEEGMEPSQWPDFQAIIGDSADNIPGIPKVGPVTARKIMETCPTLEALRDNCAALPAKLREKVEPELENVFLYRELTRMKTDCCDQPLDHFALQPMDLDGLRAFLDEYELRGLKQALPKTSAPSGKPGASGSASSKTSGGASPQAGGQFSLFGAPMPAPAQDDEPPMTEATSTDALPSLAGEDVGLVFEDNAFFIGMEGREYRYTGPADALARALEHASVIATPSVQDLLRADAAWGYLLSSQWFDLSLAAYLLDPEARNYTWPRLRQSLFQDGRSEFAELAATLHPKARGLAALAYMRGIRGQVESAHLSTLMRDLEIPLIPVLVSMEQAGIGVDLDAFAGFLDDVSTQLDELTRSIIRHAGEPFNIRSSQQLAAILFDKLDIKEGNKTATGQRSTANQVLEAIRSRHPIVEDILEYRMLEKLRSTYLEPLPKLVGEDSRLHTHFNQLATATGRLSSSQPNLQNIPIRGKHGPRMRACFIAGPGAMLAAADYSQIELRVLAHFSGDPALIDAFRNDEDIHTRTAALLTDKQPQDVLADERRNAKTINFGLIYGMGPQKLARELDITVNQAKEFIERYFDKLATLKAYYDTIVKDAESHGFVTTLAGRRRLLPELHSRNTQLVSQARRQAVNTVIQGSAADIIKMAMVAAHKDKDLAALGAHVILQVHDELIIEAPEASIRPAGERLKTIMQSVADLAVPLKVDLGLGRTWAEAH from the coding sequence ATGTCCCTCAAAGACCGCCTGCGCTTCGACAAGGAACCCGTCTATCTCATCGACGGCACCGCCCTCTTCTACCGCGCCTTCTACGCCAGGACCGACCTCGCGCGCGCCGACGGGTTCCCCACCAACGCCATCAACACCACCCTGCGCGTGCTCCTGAACATGCTGCGCGACGAGAACCCCCGGTACGTGGCCTTCATGATGGACGGCAAAGGCCCCACCTTCCGCCACCAGCTCTATGACCGCTACAAGGCGCAGCGCCCGGCCATGCCCGAGCCGCTGGCCATGCAGATCGAGCCGGTACGCCGGGGCGTGGAGCTGCTCGGGGTCAGGCTCCTGGTCTCTGACGGCGTGGAGGCGGACGACTGCATCTGCGCCCTGGCCAAGCGCTACAAGCAGGAGCGGCCCGTGGTGGTCGTGGCCTCGGACAAGGACCTCAAGCAATGCCTGGACCACAACGTGGTCATCCTCAATCAGGCAGGCAAGACCGAGAAGATCATCACCCTGGAGAGCTTTCGCGAGGAAGAGGGCATGGAGCCGTCCCAGTGGCCGGATTTCCAGGCCATCATCGGCGACTCGGCGGACAACATCCCCGGCATCCCCAAGGTCGGCCCGGTCACGGCCCGCAAGATCATGGAGACCTGCCCCACCCTGGAAGCCCTGCGCGACAACTGCGCCGCCCTGCCCGCCAAACTGCGCGAAAAGGTCGAGCCAGAGCTTGAAAACGTCTTTCTCTATCGCGAACTGACGCGCATGAAGACCGACTGCTGCGACCAGCCCCTCGATCACTTCGCCCTGCAACCCATGGACCTCGACGGCCTGCGCGCCTTCCTGGACGAATACGAGCTGCGCGGCCTCAAGCAGGCGTTGCCCAAAACCTCTGCCCCTTCGGGCAAGCCCGGTGCGTCAGGCAGCGCATCGTCCAAAACGTCGGGCGGGGCATCGCCCCAGGCAGGGGGCCAGTTCTCCCTGTTCGGCGCGCCCATGCCCGCCCCGGCCCAGGACGACGAACCGCCTATGACCGAGGCGACTAGCACGGACGCCCTGCCCTCGCTGGCCGGGGAGGACGTGGGCCTCGTCTTTGAGGACAACGCCTTTTTCATCGGCATGGAAGGCCGGGAATACCGCTACACAGGCCCGGCGGACGCGCTGGCCCGCGCTCTGGAGCACGCCTCTGTCATCGCCACGCCCAGCGTGCAGGATTTGCTGCGGGCAGACGCGGCCTGGGGATATCTGCTCTCGTCCCAGTGGTTCGACCTCAGCCTGGCCGCCTACCTGCTCGACCCCGAGGCGCGCAACTACACCTGGCCGCGCCTGCGCCAATCCCTGTTCCAGGATGGCCGCTCCGAGTTCGCCGAGCTGGCAGCCACCCTGCACCCCAAGGCCAGGGGACTGGCCGCCCTGGCCTACATGCGCGGCATCCGGGGGCAGGTGGAGTCGGCCCACCTCTCGACCCTCATGCGCGATCTGGAAATCCCGCTCATCCCGGTGCTGGTCTCCATGGAGCAGGCAGGCATCGGCGTTGACCTCGACGCCTTTGCCGGGTTCCTCGACGATGTCAGCACACAGCTCGACGAGCTGACCCGCTCCATCATCCGCCACGCAGGCGAGCCGTTCAACATCCGCTCCAGCCAGCAGCTGGCCGCCATCCTCTTTGACAAGCTCGACATCAAGGAGGGCAACAAGACCGCCACCGGGCAACGCTCCACCGCCAACCAGGTGCTGGAGGCGATCCGCAGCCGCCACCCCATCGTGGAGGACATCCTCGAATACCGCATGCTGGAGAAGCTGCGCTCCACCTACCTTGAGCCGCTGCCCAAGCTGGTGGGGGAGGACTCGCGCCTGCACACCCATTTCAACCAATTGGCCACGGCCACCGGGCGGCTCTCCAGCTCCCAGCCCAATCTGCAGAACATCCCCATCCGGGGCAAGCACGGCCCGCGCATGCGCGCCTGCTTCATCGCCGGGCCAGGGGCCATGCTGGCCGCCGCCGACTACTCGCAGATCGAACTTCGGGTGCTGGCTCATTTCTCCGGCGATCCGGCCCTTATCGACGCCTTCCGCAACGACGAGGACATCCACACCCGCACCGCGGCCCTGCTGACCGACAAGCAGCCGCAGGACGTGCTGGCCGACGAGCGGCGCAACGCCAAGACCATCAACTTCGGCCTCATCTACGGCATGGGCCCGCAGAAACTCGCCCGCGAGCTGGACATCACGGTCAACCAGGCCAAGGAATTCATCGAGCGGTACTTCGACAAGCTGGCCACCCTCAAGGCTTACTACGACACCATTGTCAAGGACGCGGAATCGCACGGTTTTGTCACCACCCTGGCCGGTCGGCGCAGGCTCCTGCCCGAGCTGCACTCGCGCAACACCCAGCTGGTGTCCCAGGCCCGGCGGCAGGCCGTGAACACGGTCATCCAGGGCTCGGCTGCGGACATCATCAAGATGGCCATGGTCGCGGCCCACAAGGACAAGGACCTGGCCGCCCTTGGCGCGCACGTCATCCTCCAGGTGCATGACGAACTCATCATCGAGGCCCCGGAGGCCAGCATCCGCCCGGCAGGCGAACGGCTCAAGACCATCATGCAATCCGTGGCCGACCTCGCCGTCCCCCTCAAGGTGGACCTCGGCCTTGGCCGCACCTGGGCCGAGGCGCATTGA
- a CDS encoding DHH family phosphoesterase yields the protein MALFRQLDEQVEQLLRLFNKDESWLIIINADPDALGSAQALRRIMARKVKAVGIGQINEIKRPDNLSMIRYLRIPTRKLIPNLAAQYDKFALVDSQPHHSPEFASYTFSIVIDHHPVVKENPVEAAFVDIRPKYGAVCTMMTEYLYNMKIRPGKLLATALLYGIRCDTRTFEREFIDADMSAFKYLNKFSDSKLLNRISRSEFHLDWMRYFSRAFYNLRRIGHGLYAHCGTVDNPDILVIVTDFFTRVHNVPWVVVSGVADDKLVCILRGDGLRRDMGKMAQNLMNGLGSAGGHKQAARAEVDLAALDGEDPEIFMLKRLGQGRKSTIHRL from the coding sequence GTGGCACTCTTCAGACAGCTGGACGAACAGGTGGAGCAGCTGCTGCGCCTCTTCAACAAGGATGAGAGCTGGCTCATCATCATCAACGCCGACCCGGACGCTCTGGGCTCGGCGCAGGCGCTACGCCGTATCATGGCCCGCAAGGTGAAAGCCGTGGGCATCGGCCAGATCAACGAGATCAAACGGCCCGACAACCTTTCCATGATCCGCTACCTGCGCATCCCCACCAGAAAACTCATCCCCAACCTCGCTGCCCAATACGACAAATTCGCCCTGGTGGACTCGCAACCCCATCACAGCCCGGAGTTCGCCTCCTACACCTTCTCCATCGTCATCGACCACCATCCCGTGGTCAAGGAGAACCCGGTCGAGGCCGCCTTTGTGGACATCCGGCCCAAATACGGCGCGGTCTGCACCATGATGACCGAGTATCTCTACAACATGAAGATCAGGCCGGGCAAACTGCTGGCCACGGCCCTGCTCTACGGCATCCGCTGCGACACGCGCACCTTTGAGCGCGAGTTCATCGACGCGGACATGTCCGCCTTCAAGTACCTGAACAAATTCTCGGACTCCAAGCTGCTCAACCGCATCAGCCGCAGCGAGTTCCACCTGGACTGGATGCGCTATTTCTCCCGCGCCTTCTACAACCTGCGCCGCATCGGCCACGGCCTCTACGCCCACTGCGGCACCGTGGACAACCCGGACATCCTGGTCATCGTCACCGACTTCTTCACCCGAGTGCACAACGTCCCCTGGGTGGTGGTCTCCGGCGTGGCCGACGACAAGCTGGTCTGCATCCTGCGCGGCGACGGCCTGCGCCGCGACATGGGCAAGATGGCCCAGAACCTGATGAACGGGCTGGGCAGCGCGGGCGGCCACAAGCAGGCCGCACGGGCCGAGGTGGACCTGGCAGCCCTGGACGGTGAAGACCCGGAAATCTTCATGCTCAAGCGGCTGGGCCAGGGCAGAAAATCGACCATCCACCGGCTGTGA
- a CDS encoding sulfite exporter TauE/SafE family protein codes for MLTTYILYIVLGAVAGILAGLLGIGGGLVIVPMLNIAFELQNFPEMHIQHIALGTSMATIIFTSLSSMYAHHRRGAINYPAFWRLAPGIVIGTYLGAMLASALPTGFLKAFFGFFLYYVAIQMLLNIKPKPHRELPGVVGTSAAGTGIGIFSALVGIGGGTLTVPFLSWCNQTMHVCIATAAAVGLPIALAGTTGYVIGGWNVDGIPGPHIGYVYIPAFLGIIAMSVLTAPLGAKLAHSLPVDKLKRIFAVLLILVGSRMLWTVFM; via the coding sequence ATGCTGACGACATACATCCTCTATATCGTGCTTGGTGCCGTGGCCGGAATCCTGGCCGGGCTGCTCGGCATCGGCGGCGGGCTGGTCATCGTACCCATGCTCAACATCGCATTCGAGTTGCAGAACTTCCCCGAGATGCACATCCAGCACATCGCGCTGGGCACCTCCATGGCGACCATCATCTTCACCTCCCTCTCCAGCATGTACGCCCACCACAGGCGCGGGGCCATCAACTACCCCGCGTTCTGGCGGCTGGCTCCGGGCATCGTGATCGGCACCTACCTCGGGGCCATGCTCGCCTCGGCCCTGCCCACCGGGTTTCTCAAGGCGTTCTTCGGCTTCTTCCTCTACTATGTGGCCATCCAGATGCTGCTCAACATCAAGCCCAAACCGCATCGTGAGCTGCCCGGCGTGGTCGGCACCTCTGCTGCGGGTACGGGCATCGGCATCTTCTCGGCTTTGGTTGGCATCGGCGGCGGTACGCTGACCGTGCCTTTTCTCTCCTGGTGCAACCAGACCATGCACGTATGCATCGCCACCGCCGCAGCCGTGGGCTTGCCCATCGCCCTGGCAGGCACCACGGGCTACGTCATCGGCGGCTGGAACGTGGACGGCATTCCCGGCCCGCACATCGGCTATGTCTACATCCCGGCCTTCCTCGGCATCATCGCCATGAGCGTGCTCACCGCCCCCCTGGGTGCCAAGCTGGCCCACAGCCTGCCCGTGGACAAGCTCAAGCGTATCTTCGCCGTTTTGCTCATCCTCGTGGGGAGCAGGATGCTCTGGACGGTGTTCATGTAG
- a CDS encoding bifunctional adenosylcobinamide kinase/adenosylcobinamide-phosphate guanylyltransferase: MITLILGGNKSGKSDFALDLVAKGPGPALFIATGKAKDLEFREQIRLHRQSRGPGLEVAEVDKGLPQKLGQVKLSFPTVAVDSLDYWLFACREAGCEDDKVREFLEVLRDWSDSELVLVSCEAGLGPLPVGSGVRAFIRSLGALNQSVARAADRVVLIAAGLPLTLKQG, encoded by the coding sequence ATGATCACCCTGATTCTCGGCGGCAACAAATCCGGAAAATCCGACTTTGCGCTCGATCTGGTGGCAAAAGGACCGGGTCCGGCCCTGTTCATCGCCACAGGCAAGGCCAAAGACCTCGAATTTCGCGAGCAGATCCGGCTCCACAGGCAAAGTCGCGGTCCCGGCCTGGAGGTCGCGGAGGTGGACAAGGGGTTGCCTCAAAAGCTCGGACAGGTTAAATTGTCCTTTCCGACCGTGGCGGTTGACAGCCTGGACTATTGGCTCTTCGCCTGCCGCGAGGCGGGGTGTGAAGATGACAAGGTGCGGGAATTTCTAGAAGTTCTCAGGGATTGGAGCGATAGTGAACTGGTGCTGGTCTCCTGCGAGGCCGGGCTTGGGCCTCTGCCGGTAGGCAGCGGGGTCCGGGCGTTCATCCGGAGCCTGGGCGCGCTCAACCAGAGCGTTGCCAGGGCGGCGGACAGGGTTGTCCTGATCGCCGCCGGGCTGCCGTTAACCCTGAAACAGGGATAG
- the cbiR gene encoding cobamide remodeling phosphodiesterase CbiR has protein sequence MTNCPHRPADPAREISAHTRHETGAARLPFTLAAPSFVIPAGVAENARFLARHFAEIGLLFFETRACLDYTAADLPPDLAGLPVSWHVHLPLDLPWHQGMDAAWEAMARLMDKGAFLRPHAWVLHPPGAPGQLAGLAARLRDAGVDPADILLENVEESDLCALWDEARAGGFSTCLDLGHILAYGQDAVLDLPGLWQTVKMLHVYAPGQGGRHAPLDRLDAAGQSLLRTMLDRFQGSTVTIEVFDKTGLFESIALIGSWLERWEAKK, from the coding sequence ATGACCAATTGCCCCCACCGACCAGCCGACCCTGCCAGGGAAATATCTGCGCACACGCGGCACGAAACCGGCGCAGCCAGGCTCCCCTTCACCCTGGCCGCGCCCTCCTTTGTCATCCCGGCAGGCGTGGCTGAAAACGCCCGGTTCCTGGCCCGGCACTTTGCCGAGATCGGCCTGCTCTTTTTCGAGACCCGCGCCTGCCTCGACTACACCGCAGCGGACCTGCCGCCCGACCTGGCCGGGCTGCCCGTCTCCTGGCATGTCCACCTGCCGCTCGACCTGCCGTGGCATCAGGGGATGGACGCGGCCTGGGAGGCCATGGCCCGGCTCATGGACAAGGGTGCCTTTCTGCGGCCACACGCCTGGGTCCTGCACCCGCCCGGTGCGCCGGGCCAGCTGGCCGGGCTGGCCGCGCGGCTGCGCGACGCGGGCGTGGACCCGGCGGACATCCTGCTCGAAAACGTGGAGGAGTCGGACCTGTGCGCCCTCTGGGACGAGGCGCGCGCGGGCGGCTTTTCCACCTGCCTGGACCTCGGCCATATCCTGGCCTACGGGCAGGACGCGGTCCTGGATCTGCCCGGCCTGTGGCAGACGGTCAAGATGCTCCATGTCTACGCACCCGGCCAGGGCGGACGGCACGCCCCGCTCGACCGGCTCGACGCAGCGGGCCAGTCCCTGCTGCGCACCATGCTCGACCGGTTCCAGGGGAGCACCGTGACCATCGAGGTGTTTGACAAAACGGGCCTCTTCGAGTCCATTGCCCTGATTGGCTCATGGCTGGAACGCTGGGAGGCAAAAAAATGA
- a CDS encoding FadR/GntR family transcriptional regulator gives MEVRPVSRKGIYGDIVLQIQGMIDRGELRPGDRLPPERTLAGMFEVSRNTVREAIKALAEKDMVESRQGAGTYVREVDGERFVSTLAGIIMRGRPALRDIFEVRRLIEPEIAALAARHAAPRDIARIEAAFADQERAVRAGEPTADHDLLLHGLLAEAAGNVILCEMVKVLHEDFNQSRVEGLQSRERQEASLAAHRAIVEAVRGGHVMQAEKAMRDHLEEIEAIVFAGSRYSGHQTPSEVS, from the coding sequence ATGGAAGTCAGGCCGGTGAGCAGAAAGGGCATCTACGGAGACATAGTGCTCCAGATCCAGGGCATGATCGACCGGGGCGAACTGCGGCCCGGTGACAGGCTGCCGCCTGAGCGGACCCTGGCCGGGATGTTCGAGGTCTCGCGCAACACCGTGCGCGAGGCGATCAAGGCCCTGGCCGAAAAGGATATGGTCGAGAGCCGCCAGGGCGCGGGCACCTACGTCCGGGAGGTGGACGGCGAGCGGTTTGTCTCCACCCTGGCCGGGATCATCATGCGCGGGCGTCCGGCCCTGCGCGATATTTTTGAGGTGCGCAGGCTCATCGAGCCGGAGATTGCGGCCCTGGCTGCGCGCCACGCGGCCCCGCGCGACATCGCCCGCATTGAGGCGGCTTTTGCCGACCAGGAGCGGGCCGTGCGCGCCGGGGAGCCGACTGCGGATCATGACTTGCTGCTGCACGGGCTTTTGGCCGAGGCAGCGGGCAACGTGATCCTGTGCGAGATGGTCAAGGTCTTGCACGAGGATTTCAATCAGAGCCGGGTGGAGGGACTCCAGTCGCGCGAGCGGCAGGAGGCGTCGCTGGCCGCGCACCGGGCCATTGTCGAGGCGGTCCGGGGCGGTCACGTCATGCAGGCCGAAAAAGCCATGCGCGATCATCTTGAGGAAATCGAAGCCATTGTCTTTGCCGGGAGCCGCTACTCCGGGCATCAAACACCATCGGAGGTATCATGA